A portion of the Thermomicrobiales bacterium genome contains these proteins:
- a CDS encoding nucleotidyltransferase domain-containing protein, protein MIDLITDNLPAITALCEKHGVRKLEVFGSATRPDRFDPETSDVDFVIDFLDYGPAIVDRFFGFAEDIELLLGRHVDFIFGDKPIKNPYLRASVNKSRVTIFASCSFDAAA, encoded by the coding sequence ATGATCGACCTCATTACCGACAACCTCCCCGCCATTACCGCACTTTGCGAGAAGCACGGTGTGCGCAAGCTCGAAGTGTTCGGCTCTGCAACCAGACCGGACCGGTTCGATCCTGAAACGAGCGACGTCGACTTCGTGATCGATTTCCTGGACTATGGTCCAGCGATTGTCGATCGGTTTTTTGGGTTCGCCGAAGATATCGAACTGCTCCTTGGACGACATGTTGATTTCATTTTTGGTGACAAGCCGATCAAGAACCCATATCTCCGTGCGTCCGTGAATAAGTCGAGGGTGACTATCTTTGCATCGTGCTCCTTCGACGCTGCCGCGTGA